TAGAACCAGAATTTCAATTAAAATTTTTCAGTTCAATTGTGATGTTATGCATAGGAAATACAAACAAGCATTTTCCTAGGCTGGTAAATGCATGCAGTCAACCACACACCTTCATGGTTAGTTCTTTTCATGTCAGATATATGACCTATCATGtgttgcttgcaaaaaaaaaaaaaaaaaaaaaaacggggcacccttaagcttcgcctttaagagttttCGTGATAGCAATATTCTGcacctagtgcgtacttcaaccactagGTGCATACTTTATATTGTATAATGTTGCTCGAGAAGTTTAAGGTGTGAATTACAACAATGTAATTGATAAAGTTAAAAGTGTTGAAAGTGACTTGTGTCGTTGAGGCTTTTAGTTGTGattgcattctgtgtaatgggtagcgtCCTTTAAAACCACAAGCAATTATGAGCATAAAATGGTTTCAATcctgctatgcacccactactgATCTTAAAGGAATATGCAGTAATCTGTGTGCCTTATGTAATAGGGGGGCAGGCTTTGAACAAAGAACTCGTTAGGATAACTACACATTCtgatgcccgatggcaatgtatgcttgtgccacgcaatattactgtgatattacacaTTATATTGTGAggcctgtatacaggacgcgcgTGTTTGCAAAACAGGAGTTACTTTCACTACATTGCAATGCAGTGGAAGTCATTTTCACACAATTTTCAAGCAGAGATGCTGCCgagtggtagaacatctgcttgccacttAAACGGCCTGGGTTTAATCTTCATTCGAACTTGGAAtcacatttatttttttgcatctttctcgatctttcgctcacaactaatgcTGCAGACACCGTTGCCGGAATTTcttcgaaacgagctctttagccCTATTGCATTATTAATTAAACTTGCAAGACACAATTTCATTTAGCTCCTTACCCAATAGGCGAGGGGTCTCAAACTCATTTTAGCTAGCGGGCGGTAGCGATGGAAATTTAATCCTGCGAAGGCCAGAACAGTGGAGAAGGCAACGCAGGGAGGTGGGAGGAGTTTGTACAAATTGTCATCTCATGTTGCCATTTAAAAGGCCCTTCCTGCATATTAAATATGAAAtatttctgggggggggggggacatggtGTTTGTATTCCATATTGGTACTGATCTCAATCTCCAAAATGATGAAAATCTAAACCCCGATtttgacatgacgatagttatagcgcggaaacaaaacgacgacacagagacaagaaggacacgaaagacacgagcgctcgtgtctttcgtgtccttcttgtctctgtgtcgtcgttttgttcttgcgctataactatcgtcatgtcattccaactagcccaagctgtcacacCCGATTTTGAGTTTCGTTCCATGGTTATATATCAAAACGTGGTGACCACAGGGatgcctaacaaaaaaaaatgcctaaGACCAGCCATGCCTGTGTAGCTTATGAACAATCCTCatataaaatattcatatgaccatGTTCGGGCCACGTGCTGCTAAATAGTTGTCTGTGGGCCACATTTGAGGCCTCTGCAATAGGCTATGGCCATCCCTCTCCCACCCAACCCACACACCTATTAGCTCAGTCACATGCACTTATACTAAGAGCTTTCAGTTAGTTTTGTCATTGTGCCAACGGACATGCTTCCATCTATTATAGATGGTCAAGGGCGGCTCGTAGCACAACATAAAAGGAAAATGTAAAATATAAGCAGCACTGAGAGCAACTTAGCTTTGTCATGTCCGTTATATAAAACAAAGCCCGTCGTAAGTTATTTTTAGTTTAACCAGATGGCAGAACCAGCGTATGGATTCTTGGCATTCACATGTTATTTCGGGCATGATCATGGCGCACATCAGTGGCCACAGAAGTACGCTCAGGCACAGCGCCTAAATagtctaatacccctgtcacacgggcacttaaaagtcttttaagtaagcggtctttttccgaaaaggagttcctgacagcagacacacggcacagagcgaactcactttcagaagcggtctttttcgtaaacggcgttcgtcgatctcttttacggctccgaatgagtagcctcgaaaccagtaggcgccagcaattttcgagtggtgggaaaaaaagagctaatgcttatttttctgtcaccaaaactctttgtaaaaacaaatttcatatcctgcagaaggtgtaatgaactcttttaatggttatttccttttctactctcgtaagcagctacaacgcatcggatatatcacgtggtgacgctacgtcttgcgctgctttatcctcttCTTGGCGGCTTTTGGAGcttctgcctcgctttccagagcaagaaggcaggccgtgaggcttgcgatcctcgctttttctcccgtacggtcgcccataacatgtcgagagcagcgaaaaacaaatacggtaaataaaagcacggtggtgccagacggacttgtgcccgtcgctagttatgggaatgcttccttatctagtgcaaaaaactttcacattggtgtttcttcatctcttactcttaaatttatttgaagaaacgagcagtgcaacaagtctttaatttgtacatcgtgatacatcgtttaattttcattgcttctcttttaactgttAGCGCCACgatttcgctagcgtcttcgaacgaaaacactaaaaggagatcgttgctgccgtgtgtctgcgccgcaaacacctctttgttaaaagtccttcaacttcgtaaaagaccgcttacttaaaagactttttgcgcgcccgtgtgacacaggtataagaGTAGGGCAAGTATTTCTTTATGCTAAAAGGAGAAATAATTCTCAAACAAAGCCCAGGCGAATACAACGTTTTTCTAGTAACTGAGATGCCTTGTGAAAGCTTGTCAACAGTTTCCGATTACTCATTTACTGCATTTTCAGAGCAGTTGTGTGAGGCAATGGAATTTTTAGTGAAAAATAGTATGGCCTCCCTAAAGATATTCAGGTTCTAGAAAACTCGTGGATACAAGCAGCAATTCTTGACTTGCATACTTTATAAATGCTCCTGCACGGAAACTGAGCTTCCAGGCACTTCGTTAGGGCGTTTAACAAAATTGTTTATCATAAGGGGAGAAGTGTGTGGGCAGCAACTCAGAATGTGATAGGAATACCAAACAATAACCCTGTTGTCTCCTTGACATAAGTTAATTGCATTCCAACAAATAACAACTTTAACATGCCTAACTATACGCCTCACTTGAATAATATTGCTAGCATTGGCAAGTGTCTTGTGGTCAGTTTCTTTATAAGAATAAGTTGTTTTATAAGTAAGGACCATAATGAAAAGTGATATAAGTACATTTTGGCAATACAACAATGTTTACCAGCATTCATGAACTGTTATGTGGATACAGCAAgaacacacagaaaaaacaagTTTCCCCAACTGCACAAGATTCATAAGTTCTAGGAACAGATGACTATGACTTCCCTTGTTTCTGAGTTAAGCCATATTGTAAGAAATATCAGTCAATACAGATAACGCTATCACGAAAACGCCAAGCAGAAACCAGAGGCCAGCCACAGTTAATGTTCCTGTGGTACAGGGTGCGTCCCAAGTCTAGATCCCTTAAAACAACATTGAAGCACACCTGTGATGTCACACTCTGCAAGTTACAGACAGTGACAACAGAACTGGAGTGACGCAGCACAGTGCCACCATGGCATTCCACTGCTCGCAAATCTACATGGACGTTCGGAATATGAGGCACGACAGACGCAACGACTACCATGCTGTTGCAAAAAACTTCTTTTTCGCACGAAAACTCAACGTGTAAGGTGTGTTCAGTGACACCAACCTGAAACTTCCTGTTTTGTGGTAGACGGCTAATGTGCAACCAAAGACGTTTGTTTTCGTAGTACAATGGACTGTCTATAATGGGATCACTAAGGGAGTGATCACCCGGGATGTCATACTTAACCACAGGCACTTGCATGCTGGCAAGCTTGTGCCTTTCAAAATCCTTTAGGCTTCGGAGGATCACCTCGTGAACACTGGTCGTCTCGCCTACATGTTTACTGAAGTGCTCCATAAAGAGGCCGTTCGGATGGCCATCCACTTCGACGGCTGAAGTGCACGGAGACGTTGCGTAAACGACGATTGTGCTTCTCCTAATGTGTTGCGGTCTGGCCCCATTGATCCGCAAAGTCGATCCGACAGCGGACGAGCTCGGCAGCTCCCGGGTGTCTCTACAAGCGTCCAATATGATCAGGTTGAGGCTGCAAGGAGCGGCTCTTATTTCTTCCACAATCTCCTGGAAACAGACGCAATCGTCGGCGGGTGCGTTGTCGTCGCAATCTACCGGCTGAATGTAGTCCCGGCCGTCTTCTTTGAATCCGTGGCCCGCGTAGTAGAAAACACTGTACGAGCCAGGTTTGAGAAATTGCCGGAATATTCCAAGTGCGTACGCGATGTCACCTTTGCGCAGGTTCTTGAACGCTATAATGCGGAACTCTAGCGCCGCAAGCGCCTTGCCCAGGCTTTCCGCGTCGTTTTCGGTGAGGGGTAGCGTGTCACCACACGAGTAAGCCGAGTTGCTAATAATCAACGCGACCTTGTCGGTCGCGGAAAGAGGCGCTGACTCCGCTGAACCACTGTTGCACGAAGCGGGCAACTTGACGGTGACTTTACACGGATTTGAGAACTTTTCCGAGCCCCGTACGCTCCAGGCGCGGCAAGTGTAAATTCCAGAATGCGCCGGAGTCGGGTTGCGGATTTCGAGGACAGGGCTCGTGTAGACCGACTCGTCGCAGAAGAGTGGCTGGCCGTCGCGAAACCATTGGTAATTCGGCGGCGGAAAGGACGAGGCACGGCACGTCAGTCGCAGCACCGCGTCGGTTCGAGATTCCAGCTGGAGACGCGGTTGCGGATGCTCTCGTATCACCACAGGCTCGTCGGGCTTCAAGAGGAGCAAGGCGTCGAACGCCTGGACAAGTTCGAGCCACTTTACGAGCTCGCCGAGTGAGACAAAACTGTTCTGCAAAGCGAGCACCAGATCATCGGCAGAACACGGCGAGAAGGTAGCGCTTAGGTGGGTGTCCGGAATAACCGACCGTAAGCTTCTCCACAGTTCATTGGGGCTTAATGCCCGTATTAACTGGTATGCTAAAGGTTTGTTCAACGATAATACATCACTCAGCAGAGCTGACATAGCTAGCAATATTCATTAAACTGACTGTTTTAAGTTCACCACAAGGCCGGCCTGTGCAAGATCAGCGCGCTAATCGACTTGGCTTGTCTTGCTTGTCACTTGTGGCTCTGTGGTTTGTCTAAAAATGCCTGCGAAATGCTGTAACTGCTTTACTGATATAAACGTCAGATTTACCAGTGTATTCAACTAACGAAGCACACTACTGCATATACTTTTATTTCTAAATGACTCAGAATAATGACCCTTAGAACCTCAGAAAACTGCTGATAGCTGGTGGTCGTTCCAACCCATGGAGTTTCTATGAACAGCGACACTATTCGCGGGAAAAAGCATTGTGTAGGTTTCGTTTTTAGGCGCGCTTTGGTAACCCGTGCGGACACAATGTCTGTGGACAATTTTGGAAGCTCGTCGGGGAATGGTGGCTCTGGAGACAACAAGGAAGTCTTCTTGGATGAATTGGGAGTGTTTGGGGTGGAGGAAATCACTCCCAGTTGCCTATCGAAGCGTGAGAATGCTCAGTCCTTTCCTTCGCGTTCTTTTGCGAACCTTCCAAGATGCGGAAACTTGGTTTCTTGATTCTGTGACgcgcttttttcatgcagtgagcGAGTTATGTCTCGTTTACGAGTCGGCACCCGAGATGATCGCATCATCATGGATTGCTTTCAGCATTAAGAAGGGCATCCACGTCGGCGATATGACCGTGGCACTGCTAGATCAAATGGAACAGGAGGTAAGCACCGAATTTGAGATCGCCTTTGCTAATCGCGTTGCTCATTTACGCATTTTATCGCACGTTGTACCTCATGCTAGGTTTTAGCCAAGGACAACTCAAAATATTCTGCTAAGACGCCGGTTTCGAGAAAAACTGTGCCGAGGATATTCACTGCCAACTCAAACAGGTACGTATGTGTAGATAAACATTCAAGCCGTCCAGTGACGTTTACAGCAAAGACACTGCTTTTCACTGATCAACATGGAGCGACTACATAAGTTGAAATCAACACTCTTTTCTATTAAATTTTGGGCGTGAAGCTACGTTTGCAGCCACAACTTAATTTAACAATTCATTAACTACAAGTAAGCGTTCGCACATATTTCTTCTATACGCATTGGCACTAGAGCAAGAGCAGCACTAATGCCTTATGAAATTATGTAGCATACAGTCCAGGCAAGTTTAGCTGCCATTTCATGGCTAGATGCATTGCTAACATGCAGCTAAACTATTCACCCCTAAAAAGCTTAGATTTGTGACACATTCTGTTGTCTTTGACTATTTGCATTAGTAATTGTGCCCGAATTACGGGAAGCATGACGTAATGTTGCAACTGTATTCTCATGTTGTGGTTCAGCATGTAGTGTTTCACTGCTGCACATTTAGTCACATCAGCTGTGTTATCAAGCATGCTTGAGGATTATttgcttagattttggtgcacgttaaggaaccccaggtggtcgatatttccagaGTCCTTCACTGCGACGTCTCatatagtcatatcgtggttttgggatgttaaactttaTCAATTAATATTGTGTTATTGAGCAAGAATAATTAGCCTTTGCTGCGAATTTGGCTCCAGTTAAAGTACCTGAATATGGTCACTATTGCACCATACACCTTCACCACAGGATATTGCACAGGCTTTAAATTTTAACCTTTGTCATTCACATTACTTCTTGTTTGTTTATCTCACAGCAGGGAAGTGGATTGCAATCATAAATGCCTTATTACATTTCGATCGTTTTCTTTTTCAGTAATAATTATGATACCGGTGATCAAATACTGGAAAGCTATGGTGCCAGCAAAGAGGTACGGAGGACTACTCTTTCTTTATTATTAGAGCATGTTGTTTCCCCAAATGATTATGTGGACAATTTCAATAGAATTGAACCCTTATCAATTTCTATAATTCTTTATTCTAGAGCTTGAAGAAGCACCAAAGAACTCCTGAAGTGCCTGTTAGTAAGCGCTTCGCGTCGTCCAGTGGGAGCCCCTCCGTTGTCTTCTCACCTGCATCTTTCTCTCCAAAATGGTGAAGCACTGACTGAGATCTTACAGATATCAAAAGGCCGCCTTGTAAGGCTAAAAGAGCCAATAGACGAAAATGTGTCAGCTTTGACAGGAAACGGTGTTATTATAACGCTAAAAAATGACTCTTACTATAAAGAAAGGCTCAGTAAGCAGGAAAATATACCAAAGTCAAAGACACATCGCAATGACACCATGAAGCTCCCTCACCAGTTCAGCTCAACGCTACAACCTTTTATAATGTCTTCTCTGTCCCTCTGAACTTCTTTATCAACAAAGGATGACTGCAGTG
The nucleotide sequence above comes from Rhipicephalus microplus isolate Deutch F79 chromosome 2, USDA_Rmic, whole genome shotgun sequence. Encoded proteins:
- the LOC119170401 gene encoding mucosa-associated lymphoid tissue lymphoma translocation protein 1 homolog — protein: MSALLSDVLSLNKPLAYQLIRALSPNELWRSLRSVIPDTHLSATFSPCSADDLVLALQNSFVSLGELVKWLELVQAFDALLLLKPDEPVVIREHPQPRLQLESRTDAVLRLTCRASSFPPPNYQWFRDGQPLFCDESVYTSPVLEIRNPTPAHSGIYTCRAWSVRGSEKFSNPCKVTVKLPASCNSGSAESAPLSATDKVALIISNSAYSCGDTLPLTENDAESLGKALAALEFRIIAFKNLRKGDIAYALGIFRQFLKPGSYSVFYYAGHGFKEDGRDYIQPVDCDDNAPADDCVCFQEIVEEIRAAPCSLNLIILDACRDTRELPSSSAVGSTLRINGARPQHIRRSTIVVYATSPCTSAVEVDGHPNGLFMEHFSKHVGETTSVHEVILRSLKDFERHKLASMQVPVVKYDIPGDHSLSDPIIDSPLYYENKRLWLHISRLPQNRKFQVGVTEHTLHVEFSCEKEVFCNSMVVVASVVPHIPNVHVDLRAVECHGGTVLRHSSSVVTVCNLQSVTSQVCFNVVLRDLDLGRTLYHRNINCGWPLVSAWRFRDSVICID